A window of the Lactuca sativa cultivar Salinas chromosome 5, Lsat_Salinas_v11, whole genome shotgun sequence genome harbors these coding sequences:
- the LOC111890769 gene encoding CBL-interacting protein kinase 2 yields the protein MDTKEGVLMQRYELGKMIGHGNFAKVYHGRNLETGMSVAIKIIDKSKVMKAGMMTQIKREISAMKLVKHPHIVQLHEVMASKTKIYFVLEYAKGGELFDKLIKRKLKEDAARKYFQQLISAIGFCHSRGVYHRDLKPENLLLDDEGNLKVSDFGLSALDETRRQDGLLHTSCGTPSYVAPEVIDQKGYDGEKSDIWSCGVVLFVLLAGFLPFHDSNLMEMYRKITMGKFKFPNSFPNEAKSLVTKILDPNPETRVSIAEILETPWFKTGLVSEPQKTDKMVSDSLENRSSSFKGSPVEKPNDSTYLTEGTSDSLEKDDNLNAFDIISLSRGVNLSGLFYRNAKDEKEVRFMSGQTRGTIILKLEDIAKSWKLKVMKNKGVLLKMEALEEGINGGLAFDCEIHEITANLHIIEVNRLGDDRFGFWEIVNRHIKPALNGVL from the coding sequence ATGGATACCAAAGAGGGTGTTTTGATGCAACGTTACGAGTTAGGGAAGATGATTGGACATGGGAATTTTGCAAAAGTCTACCATGGAAGGAACCTTGAAACCGGAATGAGTGTTGCAATTAAGATCATAGATAAATCAAAGGTAATGAAAGCCGGAATGATGACACAAATAAAGAGAGAGATCTCTGCGATGAAATTAGTCAAACACCCGCATATAGTACAGCTCCACGAAGTCATGGCTAGCAAAACCAAGATTTACTTCGTTTTAGAATACGCTAAAGGAGGTGAGCTCTTTGATAAGCTGATTAAAAGGAAGCTGAAAGAAGACGCTGCAAGAAAATACTTTCAGCAGCTCATCAGTGCCATTGGTTTCTGCCATAGCCGGGGAGTTTACCATCGGGATTTGAAACCTGAGAATTTGTTATTAGATGATGAAGGGAATTTGAAGGTTTCAGATTTCGGTTTGAGTGCTTTGGATGAAACAAGGAGGCAAGATGGTTTGCTTCATACAAGTTGTGGTACCCCTTCGTATGTTGCTCCTGAAGTGATTGACCAGAAAGGGTATGATGGGGAAAAATCGGATATTTGGTCTTGTGGGGTGGTCTTGTTTGTGCTTTTGGCTGGTTTTCTTCCATTTCATGATTCTAACCTCATGGAGATGTATAGAAAGATCACAATGGGAAAATTCAAGTTTCCAAATTCGTTCCCTAATGAAGCAAAAAGTTTAGTGACAAAGATCTTGGATCCAAACCCTGAAACCAGGGTTTCCATTGCCGAAATATTGGAAACCCCGTGGTTTAAAACTGGTTTGGTTTCTGAACCACAAAAAACCGACAAAATGGTTTCTGACAGTTTAGAAAACCGGTCTAGTTCATTTAAGGGCTCTCCTGTAGAGAAACCCAACGATTCCACATATCTAACAGAAGGAACATCAGACAGTTTGGAAAAAGATGATAACTTAAACGCGTTTGATATCATTTCATTGTCAAGAGGAGTCAACTTGTCGGGATTGTTCTACCGCAATGCTAAAGATGAGAAAGAAGTGAGGTTCATGTCAGGACAGACACGTGGGACTATAATTTTGAAGTTGGAAGACATAGCCAAGAGTTGGAAGTTAAAAGTGATGAAAAACAAGGGAGTGTTGTTAAAAATGGAAGCATTAGAAGAAGGCATAAATGGTGGTTTAGCCTTTGATTGTGAAATACACGAGATTACAGCTAATCTTCACATCATTGAGGTAAATCGATTGGGAGATGATAGGTTCGGGTTTTGGGAGATTGTAAACCGGCATATAAAACCGGCCCTTAATGGTGTTTTATAG